GCCCGGAGGTACGTTCCTTACGCGTTACGCACCCGTTCGCCGCTCTTCCCGAAAGAAGCGCTCGACTTGCATGTATTAGGCCTGCCGCTAGCGTTCATCCTGAGCCAGGATCAAACTCTCCATTGTAAAAGAAGTTGATCCTCTCAATTCGATTCTACCGTTTACCTTTTCCCCAGATTTTCAAAGAACTTTATAACATCTGAGCGCGATCTGTCTTTTTGACTTCTTTTGCTCAGGGTTACCGTCGAATGGGAGGGCAAATTTAGATGCAGTTGTGGTACTTGTCAATACCTCTCCTCCTTTTTTCTCTCTTTTTTTGAAAAAAATGTGGAAGCTCCTATCCGGCCAGGCCCGGCATGCCCTGGCACTACCGCGTAGGTAGCATGCGTAGCCACAGCTGAGTACGGCAAAATGAAGCGAGGCCCCACCCTTGCCAGATCCGCGTAGTCTTATTCTGGTATAATTTTAGTTTTATTCCTTTGGGACAACAGAGATGGCCGGGGTTATCGTAAAACTTGCTACATATGCACTATTCAAACATTTCTTCAACCTACTTACAATATGAGCCTCTTTACAAACTTTCTTTATTTGCCTGTATTCCTATGCGCATTTATATCCATAGGTTATAGCCAGTGCACATACACCTCTGTGGCAAACGGGAACTGGACAAGCAACAGCACCTGGACGTGCAGTGGCTGTTCGGGCCCATGCACGGTGCCCTCGGCAACAAGCCACGTGGTGATTGGGCACAGTGTATGGCTGAATACAGATGTTAGCCGAAGTGGGAACCTTACTGTAAACTCCGGTGGACAGCTGTATAGTACGGCCTCGGGTGCAAACAGCAGGAAGAACCTGAGTATGACCGGGGGCACACTTTCAGTATCGGGAACCCTGCTGGTAGAAAACCTGACCGTGGCAGCCGGGGCGAGCACCCAGGTGCAGAGCGGCGGGCTGGTAACAGTACGGCGCGACTATACAAACAGTGGGTATCTAGCCGTCTGGGGCGGGCTCGTTGTGGAACGAACCTTTACGAACCTTGCTACCGGGGATGTAGACGTATACGGCAACATGCAGGTGGACGCTAACCTGGACAATACTGGCGGCAACTTTGAGGTACATACAACCGGAGATCTGACTGTAAATGGCAGCATCAACAACTCGGGCGGCACCTTTACCAACAGTGGCCATGTGTATGTAGATGCCAACCTGCGTAATAATCCGGGTGGTGTGCTAAATGGAAGCGGAGCCTGGGACGTAAACATCAACACGATCAATACGGCGGGGGGTATCATTACAGGCGGGCTAGATTTTTGCGACTACGATGTCTTCAATCAGTGCCTGCTGGACAACGCCTGTGTGTCTCTGGCCTGCTCGCTTAGCTGCCAGAGCACTGCAAACCCGCTGGTGGGCGGTGGTGGGGGCGTGATAGACTCTGCAAGCCTGATGGTGTGTGGCATTGCCATAGATGCGGTACTGAGTGGTACCAATCCCATTCTGCTAAGTGGTAGCATGGTGGGCGAAGAGGCCCGGCTGGTGTGGCGTAGTAACTACGAACAGAATACACTGGCATACACCGTATTGCGGAGTGTAGACGGTGTGTCTTATGAGCAGATAGAGCAGCAGCCTGCCATAAGCAACACCAGCAGCCCGGTGGAATATACGTACCGGGATAGGGGCAAAACCGGTGCGCTGTACTACCGGGTAACGCGGATGGATCTGGACGGAAACACAGTACAGAGCAATGTGGTAACCCTTACAAACCAGGGTGCCCTGGGGCTGGCGCTTTACCCAAATCCGGCAGATGGGAGGTTCCAGCTGGCACTGAGTGGCCTACCCGAGGGAATAGTGCAGATACAGATCTTCAATACCATGGGCCTGAGGGTCCAGCAATACACCCTCCGGGCTGCACCCATGCAGCGCAGCCTGGCTATGCCTGTGGCTATACAGCTGGCACCCGGCACCTACTATGTGCGCGCGCTTAGTATGGCAGGTGCTGTGCAGCAAAAGCTAATCATCCAGTAAGCCGAGCGGGGTATGGATGCCTGGAGACTCCCACGCTGCACAGCACGACAGCCTGTGGCTCAATCTGGGCACAGACCCGGCAATGTATTTTTGCGTGGATGCATTGCCGAAAATTCCGATCTGCACTATCTTTGATTCTGCATAATTGAAAATCCGTTCATGTAACTGAATGGCAATCACTTCAAGACCGAGTCATGCTGTTGTTTAATCTGCTCTCCGACCCCTGGCCCTGGTATATAGCCGGGCCGCTTGTGGGCCTGATGGTACCCATCCTGTTGCTCATTGGCAATAAGAGTTTTGGCATTAGCAGCAGCCTGCGGCACCTGTGTGCCGCCTGCGTGCCCGCGGGCATCCCTTTCTTCCAGTACAACTGGCGTGCCGAGCGCTGGAACCTCCTCTTTGTAGCTGGGGTAATTCTGGGTGGTGGGGTGGCTGCCCTGGGTATGCAGGGCGATCACCCCGTGGGGATTACGCCTTGGATGCAGCAGCACCTGACCGAACTGGGGGTGCAGGATTTTGGTGGACTACTGCCCCAGGATGTTTTTGGCCTGGCGCAGCTGGGCAGTGTGCGCAGCCTGGTTTTCTGGGTTGTAGGTGGGTTTATGGTGGGGTTTGGCACCCGCTATGCGGGTGGGTGTACCTCCGGGCATAGCATATTGGGCATTAGCACCCTGCAGTGGCCCAGCGTGGTGGCCACCTGCTGCTTTATGGTGGGCGGCTTCTTGTCCACCCATCTTCTGGTACCCTTCCTTTTGTCTCTTTAGCCTGTTTATTCCTGTTAGCATGGTTCAGTCCATTCTTTATCTTCTATCTGGCCTTTTCTTTGGTATTGTGCTGGTAAAGGCCCAGGTCATCTCCTGGTTTCGTATCCAGGAGATGTTTTATCTGGAGTCCTTTCACCTGTATGGGGTCATTGGCTCTGCCATCGTTACAGGGCTTTTAAGCTACCAGCTGCTTCGCCGCCTGGGCATCAAATCCGCAGATGGCAAGCCAATCCAGGTAGACAGGAAGCCCTTTCACCCGGGTGTTATCATAGGTGGTACACTGTTCGGCATAGGGTGGGCTATTACGGGTGCTTGCCCGGGGCCGCTGTATGCCCTACTGGGTAGCGGGTATGCGGCAGCTGCGGTCATGATTGTGTCGGCCATGCTGGGGGTATGGGTCTACGGCCTCATCCGCGACCGGCTATGGCACTAGCACCAGCCTGCGCTACGTAGCATGCTGGGTAGTCAGCAGTGCAGTCAGCTTCTCCAGGCACGTGTTCATTGCCTGCACTTCTTCTGGTGGCAGGCTCTGCATGTGCGGCACTAGTCCTTGTAGCTTCTCGTCTATTCGGCTCAGCACCGCTCTACCAGCCGCCGAGAGGGTGATCTGCACCCGCCTTTTATCCTTTGTACAAGGCTTTATGTGCACCAGATCTTTGGCCTGCAGCCTGCTGATTAGCCTGCTGGTGTCGCTGCCCGGCTCCATCAGGCGCTGATGAATGTCTTGCACAGCCAGCGGGGTTTCGTTTGCGCCCCGGAGTATGCGTAGGGCATTCAGCTGCTGCATCGTCAGGTTTTCACCTTCGGCTATCGCCACAATATGCACACGAAGGGCACTGGAGGCCTTCAGCAGCAGCATCTGCAGCGCCATGTATTCGTTTGGGTACTTGGTCATTTTTCATATTGTATAGAATACTACCCGGATCCGACAGACTTAACATGGGCGCAATTAAAAAAGATTCAAAAAAAAGGGGCGCATACTGCGCCCCTTTTTACCCTATGCCTACCGCTATTCTGCTTAGGCAGTCTGTAGAGCCGGTGCGGCAGGAAAATCTACCGGTATGTGTGTGAGGTTGT
The DNA window shown above is from Bacteroidota bacterium and carries:
- a CDS encoding YeeE/YedE family protein; amino-acid sequence: MVQSILYLLSGLFFGIVLVKAQVISWFRIQEMFYLESFHLYGVIGSAIVTGLLSYQLLRRLGIKSADGKPIQVDRKPFHPGVIIGGTLFGIGWAITGACPGPLYALLGSGYAAAAVMIVSAMLGVWVYGLIRDRLWH
- a CDS encoding T9SS type A sorting domain-containing protein, which codes for MTGGTLSVSGTLLVENLTVAAGASTQVQSGGLVTVRRDYTNSGYLAVWGGLVVERTFTNLATGDVDVYGNMQVDANLDNTGGNFEVHTTGDLTVNGSINNSGGTFTNSGHVYVDANLRNNPGGVLNGSGAWDVNINTINTAGGIITGGLDFCDYDVFNQCLLDNACVSLACSLSCQSTANPLVGGGGGVIDSASLMVCGIAIDAVLSGTNPILLSGSMVGEEARLVWRSNYEQNTLAYTVLRSVDGVSYEQIEQQPAISNTSSPVEYTYRDRGKTGALYYRVTRMDLDGNTVQSNVVTLTNQGALGLALYPNPADGRFQLALSGLPEGIVQIQIFNTMGLRVQQYTLRAAPMQRSLAMPVAIQLAPGTYYVRALSMAGAVQQKLIIQ
- a CDS encoding YeeE/YedE family protein; its protein translation is MLLFNLLSDPWPWYIAGPLVGLMVPILLLIGNKSFGISSSLRHLCAACVPAGIPFFQYNWRAERWNLLFVAGVILGGGVAALGMQGDHPVGITPWMQQHLTELGVQDFGGLLPQDVFGLAQLGSVRSLVFWVVGGFMVGFGTRYAGGCTSGHSILGISTLQWPSVVATCCFMVGGFLSTHLLVPFLLSL
- a CDS encoding MarR family transcriptional regulator; protein product: MTKYPNEYMALQMLLLKASSALRVHIVAIAEGENLTMQQLNALRILRGANETPLAVQDIHQRLMEPGSDTSRLISRLQAKDLVHIKPCTKDKRRVQITLSAAGRAVLSRIDEKLQGLVPHMQSLPPEEVQAMNTCLEKLTALLTTQHAT